A stretch of Arachis hypogaea cultivar Tifrunner chromosome 15, arahy.Tifrunner.gnm2.J5K5, whole genome shotgun sequence DNA encodes these proteins:
- the LOC112747259 gene encoding miraculin, translating to MKIALLALFFLLALSNKPLLGAAGPAPEQVVDTSGKIVRAGYNYYIIPASPNEGGLSLASTSENDCPLDVIAVDGYQGLPLVFQPVNVKKGVVRVDTDLNIYFSYYTDCGSTVWKLKDYNYALGQQFVTINGVLGNPGVNTIGNWFKIEKYEDGYKLVYCPSVCNGCYYQCSDLGIYEDEWGKRLAFSNVPLKVQFQRA from the coding sequence ATGAAGATAGCATTGCTCGCATTGTTCTTTCTCCTTGCCTTGAGCAACAAGCCACTGCTTGGTGCGGCTGGACCCGCACCCGAGCAAGTAGTTGACACATCTGGCAAGATCGTTCGAGCCGgttataattactatattatccctgcTTCCCCTAATGAGGGTGGCCTCTCCCTTGCCAGCACAAGTGAGAATGATTGCCCTCTTGACGTTATAGCCGTGGACGGATATCAAGGTTTGCCCTTGGTATTCCAACCGGTTAACGTCAAGAAAGGCGTTGTTCGTGTTGACACAGATCTCAACATCTATTTCTCGTATTATACAGATTGCGGATCCACCGTGTGGAAACTCAAGGACTATAACTATGCACTTGGACAACAATTTGTCACCATTAATGGTGTTTTAGGAAACCCTGGAGTTAACACCATTGGGAATTGGTTCAAGATTGAGAAGTACGAGGATGGTTATAAGCTAGTGTATTGTCCAAGTGTGTGCAATGGTTGTTACTACCAGTGTAGTGACTTAGGGATTTATGAAGATGAGTGGGGCAAGCGTCTAGCTTTCAGCAATGTGCCACTCAAGGTTCAGTTTCAGCGTGCATGA